A genome region from Arachis duranensis cultivar V14167 chromosome 6, aradu.V14167.gnm2.J7QH, whole genome shotgun sequence includes the following:
- the LOC107491896 gene encoding NDR1/HIN1-like protein 12: MAAEECRPPPTRAPTPPPPQLPPQPQPQPPYQHHHLPPLKDTEQDYYTDKPPMGSPHKNDSSAAKRSMCAFLTIFLLLAGITLLVLWLVYRPYKPRFKVVGAAIYSLNTTTPPFMSTTMQFTLLIRNPNRRVSLYLDRFSAFVSYRNQAITQQVMLPPLHQDKHSTVSVAPVIGGTPVPVSAEVSNGLMVDQAYGVVGLRVVLLGRLRWKAGAIKTAHYGLYVRCDLVMGLKKGFVGQVPLLGAPPCHVDV, encoded by the coding sequence ATGGCAGCAGAAGAGTGCCGCCCTCCTCCAACTCGAGCACCAACACCTCCACCCCCACAGCTACCGCCACAGCCACAGCCACAGCCACCATACCAACATCACCATCTTCCTCCTCTCAAAGACACCGAACAAGACTACTACACGGACAAACCCCCCATGGGGTCTCCCCACAAGAACGATTCTTCAGCCGCCAAACGCTCTATGTGCGCCTTCCTCACCATCTTCCTCCTCCTTGCTGGCATCACTCTCCTCGTTCTCTGGCTCGTCTACCGTCCCTACAAGCCCCGCTTCAAAGTGGTGGGCGCCGCCATCTACTCCCTCAACACAACCACCCCGCCATTCATGTCCACCACCATGCAGTTCACCCTCCTCATTCGGAACCCAAACAGGCGCGTCTCCCTCTACCTGGACAGGTTCTCCGCCTTCGTGTCCTACAGGAACCAGGCCATCACGCAGCAGGTCATGCTGCCCCCCCTCCACCAGGACAAGCACAGCACCGTCTCTGTGGCCCCCGTCATCGGAGGCACCCCGGTTCCCGTCTCTGCGGAGGTTTCCAATGGTCTAATGGTGGACCAGGCATACGGAGTTGTGGGCCTGAGAGTGGTGCTCCTTGGCAGGCTGAGGTGGAAGGCTGGTGCCATTAAGACCGCTCACTACGGCCTCTATGTGAGGTGCGACCTTGTCATGGGTTTAAAGAAAGGCTTTGTTGGTCAGGTTCCtcttcttggtgctccaccttGCCATGTCGATGTCTGA
- the LOC107491899 gene encoding two-component response regulator-like APRR9 isoform X2, whose translation MQMQEEQIMKLKDENAPPGDVVVRWEKFLPRMALRVLLVEADDSTRQIISALLRKCSYKVAAVPDGLKAWETLKSKAPEIDLILTEVELPSISGFSLLTLIMEHDICKTIPVIMMSTNDSISMVFKCMLKGAADFLIKPIRRNELRNLWQHVWRRHAISGSHQSLTLPQNKFEVAAENNATSNNSSGSVASPQKNREYSGEKASDAQVTSPLKSFSKLINIDTVKHEEATKFERESATHYSESEKSNMFVSDATRCYKTLNATGVRLDQGFDCDETENEDEVLRTELSKAHSHINTEINKCNDTLVEPSTGAIDLIATFENSPKSTGENCSFNADNTFKSVFDTQLGLSLRRDSPSSSCKLAPEERKILNHSTASAFSWYSSSKLLQPLFPSQSITSAKLSSVSCNSHESHKSSENTHTHHQHGDKIQDKQNMTTLVTQTGQIEPKSPNDELGFSCATGVSSDHNSMGNANAFPRMPCAQSAVHPIWTPKPVSKKENSSFPTSASSHSNPETDNSECHRCSDDATYTSDQNGNDQSKMDCVRHDSAAAAGQSASTSFYLENHNSSGAYGSIGSGSDANATSAVVTKNNPFADSSQHSHDGFRGTDSHRSSQREAALTKFRLKRKERCYEKKVRYQSRKRLAEQRPRVKGQFVRQVQNDHPVAGVGGS comes from the exons ATGCAAATGCAGGAGGAGCAGATCATGAAGCTGAAGGACGAGAATGCGCCACCGGGGGACGTGGTGGTTAGGTGGGAGAAGTTTCTCCCTCGGATGGCGCTCAGAGTGTTGCTTGTTGAAGCCGATGATTCTACACGCCAGATCATATCCGCCCTTCTCCGAAAATGCAGTTACAAAG TTGCTGCAGTTCCTGATGGCCTAAAGGCATGGGAGACATTGAAGAGCAAAGCACCTGAGATTGATCTTATATTAACAGAAGTGGAGTTGCCGTCAATATCTGGATTTTCACTTCTCACGTTGATAATGGAGCATGACATTTGCAAAACCATTCCCGTCATAA TGATGTCTACTAATGATTCAATTAGCATGGTATTCAAATGCATGCTGAAAGGTGCGGCTGATTTTCTTATAAAACCCATTCGAAGGAATGAGCTACGGAACTTATGGCAGCACGTATGGAGAAGGCATGCT aTTAGCGGGTCCCATCAGAGTTTAACACTGCCGCAGAATAAATTTGAAGTTGCTGCAGAAAACAATGCTACGAGCAATAATTCTAGTGGTTCTGTGGCTTCCCCACAGAAAAATAGAGAGTACAGTGGTGAGAAAGCAAGTGATGCTCAA GTTACGTCCCCGTTGAAAAGTTTCTCAAAGTTGATCAATATTGACACAGTGAAGCATGAAGAGGCTACCAAATTTGAAAGGGAATCAGCTACGCACTATAGTGAATCCG AGAAATCAAATATGTTTGTATCCGATGCTACAAGGTGCTACAAAACTCTTAATGCGACAGGTGTAAGGCTAGATCAAGGCTTTGATTGTGATGAAACagaaaatgaagatgaagtTTTAAGAACAGAATTAAGCAAAGCCCATTCTCATATTAATACCGAGATTAACAAATGCAATGATACACTGGTAGAACCTTCTACAGGGGCAATTGACTTGATTGCTACATTTGAGAATTCTCCAAAGAGCACGGGTGAAAATTGTAGTTTCAATGCTGACAACACATTCAAGTCAGTTTTTGATACACAATTGGGACTTTCTTTAAGAAGAGATTCTCCTAGTAGCTCATGTAAGCTTGCACCGGAAGAAAGGAAAATATTGAACCATTCAACTGCATCGGCCTTTTCTTG GTATAGCAGCAGTAAGTTGTTGCAGCCCCTTTTCCCATCTCAATCAATTACTTCTGCTAAACTATCAAGTGTCAGTTGTAATTCTCATGAATCCCATAAGTCATCTGAAAATACACATACTCATCATCAGCATGGtgataaaattcaagataaacaGAACATGACCACTTTGGTCACTCAGACTGGCCAAATTGAACCAAAATCACCAAACGATGAACTTGGATTCTCTTGTGCTACTGGTGTTTCTTCTGATCATAACTCTATGGGGAATGCCAATGCTTTCCCTCGTATGCCCTGTGCACAATCAGCTGTGCATCCCATATGGACTCCGAAACCAGTGTCCAAGAAAGAAAATTCTTCATTTCCCACTAGTGCTTCTTCTCATTCCAACCCTGAAACTGACAATTCAGAATGTCATCGATGCTCGGATGATGCCACCTACACTTCTGATCAAAATGGAAATGATCAAAGCAAGATGGATTGTGTTAGGCATGactctgctgctgctgctggtCAGAGTGCAAGTACTAGTTTTTACCTTGAAAATCATAATAGCAGCGGTGCATATGGAAGCATAGGCAGCGGAAGTGATGCAAATGCTACTTCAGCTGTGGTAACTAAGAACAACCCCTTTGCTGATAGTAGTCAACATAGTCATGATGGATTCAGAGGGACAGATTCTCATCGGAGCAGCCAAAGAGAAGCAGCTCTAACAAAGTTTCGGCTGAAGAGGAAGGAGAGATGCTACGAGAAGAAG GTTCGATATCAGAGCCGGAAAAGACTGGCAGAGCAGCGCCCTAGGGTGAAAGGGCAGTTCGTTCGCCAGGTGCAAAATGATCATCCAGTAGCAGGTGTAGGTGGCTCCTGA
- the LOC107491899 gene encoding two-component response regulator-like APRR9 isoform X1: MQMQEEQIMKLKDENAPPGDVVVRWEKFLPRMALRVLLVEADDSTRQIISALLRKCSYKVAAVPDGLKAWETLKSKAPEIDLILTEVELPSISGFSLLTLIMEHDICKTIPVIMMSTNDSISMVFKCMLKGAADFLIKPIRRNELRNLWQHVWRRHAISGSHQSLTLPQNKFEVAAENNATSNNSSGSVASPQKNREYSGEKASDAQVTSPLKSFSKLINIDTVKHEEATKFERESATHYSESGEKSNMFVSDATRCYKTLNATGVRLDQGFDCDETENEDEVLRTELSKAHSHINTEINKCNDTLVEPSTGAIDLIATFENSPKSTGENCSFNADNTFKSVFDTQLGLSLRRDSPSSSCKLAPEERKILNHSTASAFSWYSSSKLLQPLFPSQSITSAKLSSVSCNSHESHKSSENTHTHHQHGDKIQDKQNMTTLVTQTGQIEPKSPNDELGFSCATGVSSDHNSMGNANAFPRMPCAQSAVHPIWTPKPVSKKENSSFPTSASSHSNPETDNSECHRCSDDATYTSDQNGNDQSKMDCVRHDSAAAAGQSASTSFYLENHNSSGAYGSIGSGSDANATSAVVTKNNPFADSSQHSHDGFRGTDSHRSSQREAALTKFRLKRKERCYEKKVRYQSRKRLAEQRPRVKGQFVRQVQNDHPVAGVGGS; the protein is encoded by the exons ATGCAAATGCAGGAGGAGCAGATCATGAAGCTGAAGGACGAGAATGCGCCACCGGGGGACGTGGTGGTTAGGTGGGAGAAGTTTCTCCCTCGGATGGCGCTCAGAGTGTTGCTTGTTGAAGCCGATGATTCTACACGCCAGATCATATCCGCCCTTCTCCGAAAATGCAGTTACAAAG TTGCTGCAGTTCCTGATGGCCTAAAGGCATGGGAGACATTGAAGAGCAAAGCACCTGAGATTGATCTTATATTAACAGAAGTGGAGTTGCCGTCAATATCTGGATTTTCACTTCTCACGTTGATAATGGAGCATGACATTTGCAAAACCATTCCCGTCATAA TGATGTCTACTAATGATTCAATTAGCATGGTATTCAAATGCATGCTGAAAGGTGCGGCTGATTTTCTTATAAAACCCATTCGAAGGAATGAGCTACGGAACTTATGGCAGCACGTATGGAGAAGGCATGCT aTTAGCGGGTCCCATCAGAGTTTAACACTGCCGCAGAATAAATTTGAAGTTGCTGCAGAAAACAATGCTACGAGCAATAATTCTAGTGGTTCTGTGGCTTCCCCACAGAAAAATAGAGAGTACAGTGGTGAGAAAGCAAGTGATGCTCAA GTTACGTCCCCGTTGAAAAGTTTCTCAAAGTTGATCAATATTGACACAGTGAAGCATGAAGAGGCTACCAAATTTGAAAGGGAATCAGCTACGCACTATAGTGAATCCGGTG AGAAATCAAATATGTTTGTATCCGATGCTACAAGGTGCTACAAAACTCTTAATGCGACAGGTGTAAGGCTAGATCAAGGCTTTGATTGTGATGAAACagaaaatgaagatgaagtTTTAAGAACAGAATTAAGCAAAGCCCATTCTCATATTAATACCGAGATTAACAAATGCAATGATACACTGGTAGAACCTTCTACAGGGGCAATTGACTTGATTGCTACATTTGAGAATTCTCCAAAGAGCACGGGTGAAAATTGTAGTTTCAATGCTGACAACACATTCAAGTCAGTTTTTGATACACAATTGGGACTTTCTTTAAGAAGAGATTCTCCTAGTAGCTCATGTAAGCTTGCACCGGAAGAAAGGAAAATATTGAACCATTCAACTGCATCGGCCTTTTCTTG GTATAGCAGCAGTAAGTTGTTGCAGCCCCTTTTCCCATCTCAATCAATTACTTCTGCTAAACTATCAAGTGTCAGTTGTAATTCTCATGAATCCCATAAGTCATCTGAAAATACACATACTCATCATCAGCATGGtgataaaattcaagataaacaGAACATGACCACTTTGGTCACTCAGACTGGCCAAATTGAACCAAAATCACCAAACGATGAACTTGGATTCTCTTGTGCTACTGGTGTTTCTTCTGATCATAACTCTATGGGGAATGCCAATGCTTTCCCTCGTATGCCCTGTGCACAATCAGCTGTGCATCCCATATGGACTCCGAAACCAGTGTCCAAGAAAGAAAATTCTTCATTTCCCACTAGTGCTTCTTCTCATTCCAACCCTGAAACTGACAATTCAGAATGTCATCGATGCTCGGATGATGCCACCTACACTTCTGATCAAAATGGAAATGATCAAAGCAAGATGGATTGTGTTAGGCATGactctgctgctgctgctggtCAGAGTGCAAGTACTAGTTTTTACCTTGAAAATCATAATAGCAGCGGTGCATATGGAAGCATAGGCAGCGGAAGTGATGCAAATGCTACTTCAGCTGTGGTAACTAAGAACAACCCCTTTGCTGATAGTAGTCAACATAGTCATGATGGATTCAGAGGGACAGATTCTCATCGGAGCAGCCAAAGAGAAGCAGCTCTAACAAAGTTTCGGCTGAAGAGGAAGGAGAGATGCTACGAGAAGAAG GTTCGATATCAGAGCCGGAAAAGACTGGCAGAGCAGCGCCCTAGGGTGAAAGGGCAGTTCGTTCGCCAGGTGCAAAATGATCATCCAGTAGCAGGTGTAGGTGGCTCCTGA
- the LOC107491899 gene encoding two-component response regulator-like APRR5 isoform X4 → MQMQEEQIMKLKDENAPPGDVVVRWEKFLPRMALRVLLVEADDSTRQIISALLRKCSYKVAAVPDGLKAWETLKSKAPEIDLILTEVELPSISGFSLLTLIMEHDICKTIPVIMMSTNDSISMVFKCMLKGAADFLIKPIRRNELRNLWQHVWRRHAISGSHQSLTLPQNKFEVAAENNATSNNSSGSVASPQKNREYSGEKASDAQVTSPLKSFSKLINIDTVKHEEATKFERESATHYSESGEKSNMFVSDATRCYKTLNATGVRLDQGFDCDETENEDEVLRTELSKAHSHINTEINKCNDTLVEPSTGAIDLIATFENSPKSTGENCSFNADNTFKSVFDTQLGLSLRRDSPSSSCKLAPEERKILNHSTASAFSWYSSSKLLQPLFPSQSITSAKLSSVSCNSHESHKSSENTHTHHQHGDKIQDKQNMTTLVTQTGQIEPKSPNDELGFSCATGVSSDHNSMGNANAFPRMPCAQSAVHPIWTPKPVSKKENSSFPTSASSHSNPETDNSECHRCSDDATYTSDQNGNDQSKMDCVRHDSAAAAGQSASTSFYLENHNSSGAYGSIGSGSDANATSAVVTKNNPFADSSQHSHDGFRGTDSHRSSQREAALTKFRLKRKERCYEKKVLQPCCSISEPEKTGRAAP, encoded by the exons ATGCAAATGCAGGAGGAGCAGATCATGAAGCTGAAGGACGAGAATGCGCCACCGGGGGACGTGGTGGTTAGGTGGGAGAAGTTTCTCCCTCGGATGGCGCTCAGAGTGTTGCTTGTTGAAGCCGATGATTCTACACGCCAGATCATATCCGCCCTTCTCCGAAAATGCAGTTACAAAG TTGCTGCAGTTCCTGATGGCCTAAAGGCATGGGAGACATTGAAGAGCAAAGCACCTGAGATTGATCTTATATTAACAGAAGTGGAGTTGCCGTCAATATCTGGATTTTCACTTCTCACGTTGATAATGGAGCATGACATTTGCAAAACCATTCCCGTCATAA TGATGTCTACTAATGATTCAATTAGCATGGTATTCAAATGCATGCTGAAAGGTGCGGCTGATTTTCTTATAAAACCCATTCGAAGGAATGAGCTACGGAACTTATGGCAGCACGTATGGAGAAGGCATGCT aTTAGCGGGTCCCATCAGAGTTTAACACTGCCGCAGAATAAATTTGAAGTTGCTGCAGAAAACAATGCTACGAGCAATAATTCTAGTGGTTCTGTGGCTTCCCCACAGAAAAATAGAGAGTACAGTGGTGAGAAAGCAAGTGATGCTCAA GTTACGTCCCCGTTGAAAAGTTTCTCAAAGTTGATCAATATTGACACAGTGAAGCATGAAGAGGCTACCAAATTTGAAAGGGAATCAGCTACGCACTATAGTGAATCCGGTG AGAAATCAAATATGTTTGTATCCGATGCTACAAGGTGCTACAAAACTCTTAATGCGACAGGTGTAAGGCTAGATCAAGGCTTTGATTGTGATGAAACagaaaatgaagatgaagtTTTAAGAACAGAATTAAGCAAAGCCCATTCTCATATTAATACCGAGATTAACAAATGCAATGATACACTGGTAGAACCTTCTACAGGGGCAATTGACTTGATTGCTACATTTGAGAATTCTCCAAAGAGCACGGGTGAAAATTGTAGTTTCAATGCTGACAACACATTCAAGTCAGTTTTTGATACACAATTGGGACTTTCTTTAAGAAGAGATTCTCCTAGTAGCTCATGTAAGCTTGCACCGGAAGAAAGGAAAATATTGAACCATTCAACTGCATCGGCCTTTTCTTG GTATAGCAGCAGTAAGTTGTTGCAGCCCCTTTTCCCATCTCAATCAATTACTTCTGCTAAACTATCAAGTGTCAGTTGTAATTCTCATGAATCCCATAAGTCATCTGAAAATACACATACTCATCATCAGCATGGtgataaaattcaagataaacaGAACATGACCACTTTGGTCACTCAGACTGGCCAAATTGAACCAAAATCACCAAACGATGAACTTGGATTCTCTTGTGCTACTGGTGTTTCTTCTGATCATAACTCTATGGGGAATGCCAATGCTTTCCCTCGTATGCCCTGTGCACAATCAGCTGTGCATCCCATATGGACTCCGAAACCAGTGTCCAAGAAAGAAAATTCTTCATTTCCCACTAGTGCTTCTTCTCATTCCAACCCTGAAACTGACAATTCAGAATGTCATCGATGCTCGGATGATGCCACCTACACTTCTGATCAAAATGGAAATGATCAAAGCAAGATGGATTGTGTTAGGCATGactctgctgctgctgctggtCAGAGTGCAAGTACTAGTTTTTACCTTGAAAATCATAATAGCAGCGGTGCATATGGAAGCATAGGCAGCGGAAGTGATGCAAATGCTACTTCAGCTGTGGTAACTAAGAACAACCCCTTTGCTGATAGTAGTCAACATAGTCATGATGGATTCAGAGGGACAGATTCTCATCGGAGCAGCCAAAGAGAAGCAGCTCTAACAAAGTTTCGGCTGAAGAGGAAGGAGAGATGCTACGAGAAGAAGGTACTGCAACCATGCT GTTCGATATCAGAGCCGGAAAAGACTGGCAGAGCAGCGCCCTAG
- the LOC107491899 gene encoding two-component response regulator-like APRR5 isoform X3: protein MQMQEEQIMKLKDENAPPGDVVVRWEKFLPRMALRVLLVEADDSTRQIISALLRKCSYKVAAVPDGLKAWETLKSKAPEIDLILTEVELPSISGFSLLTLIMEHDICKTIPVIMMSTNDSISMVFKCMLKGAADFLIKPIRRNELRNLWQHVWRRHAISGSHQSLTLPQNKFEVAAENNATSNNSSGSVASPQKNREYSGEKASDAQVTSPLKSFSKLINIDTVKHEEATKFERESATHYSESGEKSNMFVSDATRCYKTLNATGVRLDQGFDCDETENEDEVLRTELSKAHSHINTEINKCNDTLVEPSTGAIDLIATFENSPKSTGENCSFNADNTFKSVFDTQLGLSLRRDSPSSSCKLAPEERKILNHSTASAFSWYSSSKLLQPLFPSQSITSAKLSSVSCNSHESHKSSENTHTHHQHGDKIQDKQNMTTLVTQTGQIEPKSPNDELGFSCATGVSSDHNSMGNANAFPRMPCAQSAVHPIWTPKPVSKKENSSFPTSASSHSNPETDNSECHRCSDDATYTSDQNGNDQSKMDCVRHDSAAAAGQSASTSFYLENHNSSGAYGSIGSGSDANATSAVVTKNNPFADSSQHSHDGFRGTDSHRSSQREAALTKFRLKRKERCYEKKVLQPCCECSCSRSISEPEKTGRAAP, encoded by the exons ATGCAAATGCAGGAGGAGCAGATCATGAAGCTGAAGGACGAGAATGCGCCACCGGGGGACGTGGTGGTTAGGTGGGAGAAGTTTCTCCCTCGGATGGCGCTCAGAGTGTTGCTTGTTGAAGCCGATGATTCTACACGCCAGATCATATCCGCCCTTCTCCGAAAATGCAGTTACAAAG TTGCTGCAGTTCCTGATGGCCTAAAGGCATGGGAGACATTGAAGAGCAAAGCACCTGAGATTGATCTTATATTAACAGAAGTGGAGTTGCCGTCAATATCTGGATTTTCACTTCTCACGTTGATAATGGAGCATGACATTTGCAAAACCATTCCCGTCATAA TGATGTCTACTAATGATTCAATTAGCATGGTATTCAAATGCATGCTGAAAGGTGCGGCTGATTTTCTTATAAAACCCATTCGAAGGAATGAGCTACGGAACTTATGGCAGCACGTATGGAGAAGGCATGCT aTTAGCGGGTCCCATCAGAGTTTAACACTGCCGCAGAATAAATTTGAAGTTGCTGCAGAAAACAATGCTACGAGCAATAATTCTAGTGGTTCTGTGGCTTCCCCACAGAAAAATAGAGAGTACAGTGGTGAGAAAGCAAGTGATGCTCAA GTTACGTCCCCGTTGAAAAGTTTCTCAAAGTTGATCAATATTGACACAGTGAAGCATGAAGAGGCTACCAAATTTGAAAGGGAATCAGCTACGCACTATAGTGAATCCGGTG AGAAATCAAATATGTTTGTATCCGATGCTACAAGGTGCTACAAAACTCTTAATGCGACAGGTGTAAGGCTAGATCAAGGCTTTGATTGTGATGAAACagaaaatgaagatgaagtTTTAAGAACAGAATTAAGCAAAGCCCATTCTCATATTAATACCGAGATTAACAAATGCAATGATACACTGGTAGAACCTTCTACAGGGGCAATTGACTTGATTGCTACATTTGAGAATTCTCCAAAGAGCACGGGTGAAAATTGTAGTTTCAATGCTGACAACACATTCAAGTCAGTTTTTGATACACAATTGGGACTTTCTTTAAGAAGAGATTCTCCTAGTAGCTCATGTAAGCTTGCACCGGAAGAAAGGAAAATATTGAACCATTCAACTGCATCGGCCTTTTCTTG GTATAGCAGCAGTAAGTTGTTGCAGCCCCTTTTCCCATCTCAATCAATTACTTCTGCTAAACTATCAAGTGTCAGTTGTAATTCTCATGAATCCCATAAGTCATCTGAAAATACACATACTCATCATCAGCATGGtgataaaattcaagataaacaGAACATGACCACTTTGGTCACTCAGACTGGCCAAATTGAACCAAAATCACCAAACGATGAACTTGGATTCTCTTGTGCTACTGGTGTTTCTTCTGATCATAACTCTATGGGGAATGCCAATGCTTTCCCTCGTATGCCCTGTGCACAATCAGCTGTGCATCCCATATGGACTCCGAAACCAGTGTCCAAGAAAGAAAATTCTTCATTTCCCACTAGTGCTTCTTCTCATTCCAACCCTGAAACTGACAATTCAGAATGTCATCGATGCTCGGATGATGCCACCTACACTTCTGATCAAAATGGAAATGATCAAAGCAAGATGGATTGTGTTAGGCATGactctgctgctgctgctggtCAGAGTGCAAGTACTAGTTTTTACCTTGAAAATCATAATAGCAGCGGTGCATATGGAAGCATAGGCAGCGGAAGTGATGCAAATGCTACTTCAGCTGTGGTAACTAAGAACAACCCCTTTGCTGATAGTAGTCAACATAGTCATGATGGATTCAGAGGGACAGATTCTCATCGGAGCAGCCAAAGAGAAGCAGCTCTAACAAAGTTTCGGCTGAAGAGGAAGGAGAGATGCTACGAGAAGAAGGTACTGCAACCATGCTGTGAGTGCAGTTGTAGCC GTTCGATATCAGAGCCGGAAAAGACTGGCAGAGCAGCGCCCTAG